The proteins below are encoded in one region of Strix aluco isolate bStrAlu1 chromosome 8, bStrAlu1.hap1, whole genome shotgun sequence:
- the CNN3 gene encoding calponin-3, whose protein sequence is MTHFNKGPSYGLSAEVKNKIALKYDPQIEEDLRNWIEEVTGLSIGANFQLGLKDGIILCELINKLQPGSVKKINQSKLNWHQLENIGNFIKAIQVYGMKPHDIFEANDLFENGNMTQVQTTLVALAGLAKTKGFHTTIDIGVKYAEKQARSFDAGKLKAGQSVIGLQMGTNKCASQAGMTAYGTRRHLYDPKMQTDKPFDQTTISLQMGTNKGASQAGMLAPGTRRDIYDQKHILQPVDNSTISLQMGTNKVASQKGMSVYGLGRQVYDPKYCAAPTEPVIHNGSQGTGTNGSEISDSDYQAEYPDDYHGEYQDDYQRDYHGQYSDQGIDY, encoded by the exons ATTGCCCTGAAATATGACCCCCAGATAGAAGAAGATCTGCGTAACTGGATAGAAGAGGTTACAGGGCTGAGCATTGGTGCAAACTTTCAACTGGGATTAAAAGATGGCATAATCTTATGCGA GCTTATAAATAAGCTGCAGCCAGGatcagtgaagaaaattaatcaaTCAAAACTAAATTGGCACcag ctGGAGAACATTGGGAATTTTATCAAAGCCATCCAAGTGTACGGCATGAAGCCACATGATATTTTTGAAGCAAATGATctctttgaaaatggaaatatgaCTCAAGTACAGACTACCCTAGTGGCGCTAGCAGGTCTG GCAAAAACGAAAGGTTTTCATACTACAATTGATATTGGTGTCAAATATGCAGAGAAACAAGCACGAAGTTTTGATGCAGGAAAACTAAAAGCTGGTCAAAGTGTAATTGGCCTGCAG ATGGGCACCAACAAGTGTGCCAGTCAGGCAGGCATGACTGCTTATGGAACTAGAAGACACCTCTATGATCCAAAAATGCAAACTGATAAGCCATTTGACCAGACGACAATTAGCCTACAGATGGGCACGAACAAAGGAGCCAGTCAG GCTGGTATGCTGGCACCAGGTACCAGGAGAGACATCTACGATCAGAAGCACATATTACAACCTGTGGATAACTCAACTATTTCATTACAAATGGGTACCAACAAAGTAGCTTCACAGAAGGGAATGAGTGTGTATGGGCTTGGACGACAAGTGTATGACCCCAAGTACTGTGCTGCACCAACAGAACCTGTCATTCATAATGGCAGCCAAGGAACAGGAACTAATGGGTCAGAAATCAGCGATAGCGATTATCAGGCAGAATACCCAGATGACTATCACGGAGAGTACCAAGATGACTATCAAAGAGATTACCATGGTCAGTACAGTGACCAGGGCATTGATTATTAG